A DNA window from Oscarella lobularis chromosome 8, ooOscLobu1.1, whole genome shotgun sequence contains the following coding sequences:
- the LOC136190400 gene encoding uncharacterized protein isoform X2 → MQVLLIMLIVFKVSTSLSPTENDKGGWCELYRGGDTCLPHRANELVFVRGNTSQRVASKLSDEVDGINNIDPRCIEALCYVLFPACITSDDATESVPTISVASCQRMQDRCDDLSFHEAVVKKFLYSTSSILPRRRYEVPVSCCLPSTCRSATRFRDRSSRSADTCEGSESTGTPCAFPFTYFGVEYNECTDIALQYRGNRLWCVAKSASFDTHQQWVQCHCSDGYPVLRSTKELYDGGDMCKRFRENASVFVDSRYNQTVISEVMRDVEKLLAFLPNFGNSSVCYDDIMRFLCFTFFPSPVQHEPNGSIFPAPICRHSCNYFLTPSRSPCFEDLFYVAPRIKDYFEVKKLNPIQVYFQLSAETCKTLTDDSGSCTDFSRVLPTALPTALPTALPTAPSSKSLLPAIIVGLLVPASVVLIVTILCVVRYRRVKAQVHSTLQRLSGKEPQLLSLKLSTGTETQLSLKDMLEQLKSISLLEPDIPNCSLDNIKYIKDLGEGTFGQVFLGAVVQSDSETEEDETLVAVKVLKNSSDDHVKKDFDAEMQIMKLLNHPNIVALLAKSESELAMGLVFEYMLYGDLNCFLRSSEPGEETLIRSEDKAEGTKHVLTLDNLTYMIMQICCALSYLAEYRFVHRDIATRNCLVGKCLTTKLADFGLAKEINSDYYRISKNRALLPIRWLSPESILYGKSSLKSDIWAFGILVWEVLTFGRRPYFGLSNAEVVDFIIGGGRPELPDTESCPSFLKDVMKRCWLSDPAMRPTAAEILTMH, encoded by the exons ATGCAAGTGCTTCTGATTATGCTGATCGTCTTCAAAG TGTCGACGAGTTTGTCGCCAACGGAAAACGACAAAGGAGGCTGGTGCGAACTGTACCGAGGTGGCGACACTTGTCTTCCACACAGGGCTAACGAGCTTGTATTCGTACGCGGGAACACCTCTCAGAGAGTCGCGTCCAAATTGAGCGATGAAGTTGACGGCATTAACAACATCGATCCACGATGCATCGAAGCTCTTTGCTACGTCCTTTTCCCCGCTTGCATTACTAGTGACGATGCCACGGAATCGGTTCCCACTATCTCTGTGGCCAGTTGCCAGAGAATGCAGGACCGGTGCGACGATCTTTCTTTCCACGAAGCCGTTGTTAAGAAATTCCTTTACTCTACGTCTTCGATCCTTCCCCGGCGGCGGTATGAAGTTCCAGTTTCCTGTTGTCTCCCAAGCACCTGTCGTTCGGCGACTCGGTTTCGAGACCGCAGTTCTCGTAGTGCCGATACCTGTGAGGGAAGTGAATCGACAGGAACGCCTTGTGCCTTTCCGTTCACTTACTTTGGTGTGGAATACAATGAATGTACTGACATCGCCTTGCAATATAGGGGTAATCGACTCTGGTGTGTCGCGAAAAGCGCCTCGTTCGACACACACCAACAGTGGGTTCAATGTCATTGTTCAG ATGGGTACCCTGTACTGAGAAGCACGAAAGAACTGTATGATGGCGGCGATATGTGCAAACGGTTTAGGGAGAATGCATCGGTGTTTGTTGACAGTCGCTACAATCAAACAGTCATTTCCGAGGTGATGAGAGACGTTGAAAAGCTTCTGGCGTTTCTGCCAAACTTTGGTAACAGTAGCGTCTGCTATGATGATATTATGCGATTCCTCTGTTTTACCTTTTTTCCTTCCCCTGTCCAACACGAACCGAATGGATCGATTTTTCCTGCACCTATATGTAGGCATAGCTGCAACTACTTTTTGACACCATCACGGAGTCCATGTTTTGAAGACCTTTTCTATGTCGCACCTCGTATTAAAGACTACTTTGAAGTAAAGAAACTGAATCCAATCCAGGTATATTTTCAACTGTCCGCCGAAACTTGCAAAACTTTGACAGATGACTCGGGAAGTTGCACGGACTTCTCACGGGTACTTCCAACTGCTCTTCCAACTGCTCTTCCAACTGCTCTTCCAACTGCGCCTTCAAGTAAATCCCTTCTTCCTGCCATTATTGTTGGTTTACTCGTTCCTGCGAGCGTTGTGCTAATTGTAACCATCTTATGCGTTGTGCGTTATCGGAGAGTAAAGGCTCAAGTTCACAGCACTTTGCAACGGTTGTCTGGAAAAGAACCGCAACTGCTGTCGTTGAAATTGTCAACGGGGACCGAAACGCAACTTTCTTTAAAAGATATGTTAGAACAGCTGAAATCAATCTCTCTATTGGAACCTGATATACCAAATTGCTCTCTGGACAATATCAAATACATCAAGGATCTAGGAGAAGGAACTTTTGGCCAG GTCTTTCTTGGAGCCGTAGTACAAAGTGACTCAGAAACTGAAGAAGATGAGACACTGGTTGCGGTAAAAGTACTCAAGAACTCTTCTGATGATCACGTAAAGAAAGATTTCGATGCAGAGATGCAGATAATGAAGTTGCTCAATCACCCCAACATTGTCGCCCTATTGGCAAAGAGCGAATCAGAATTGGCAATGGGCTTGGTCTTTGAATACATGCTTTATGGAGatttgaattgttttttgCGTTCTTCAGAGCCCGGTGAAGAGACTTTGATTCGTTCAGAGGATAAGGCCGAAGGAACGAAGCACGTCTTGACATTGGACAATTTAACGTATATGATTATGCAGATCTGTTGCGCTCTCTCGTATCTGGCTGAATACCGGTTCGTTCATCGCGACATTGCGACGAGGAACTGTTTAGTTGGAAAATGTCTCACGACAAAGCTGGCCGATTTCGGCTTagcaaaagaaatcaacTCAGATTATTACAg GATAAGCAAAAATCGTGCATTACTTCCGATTCGATGGCTTTCGCCGGAAAGTATCTTGTACGGAAAGTCAAGCCTCAAATCCGATATATGGGCCTTCGGTATTTTGGTGTGGGAAGTTCTTACGTTTGGTCGTCGGCCTTATTTCGGACTGAGCAATGCAGAAGTCGTTGATTTTATCATCGGAGGCGGTCGACCCGAACTTCCAGACACAGAGAGTTGTCCATCTTTTCTCAAGGATGTAATGAAGAGATGCTGGCTCAGCGATCCGGCTATGCGACCCACTGCTGCAGAAATTTTAACCATGCACTAA
- the LOC136190400 gene encoding muscle, skeletal receptor tyrosine protein kinase-like isoform X3 produces the protein MPYSHLNFSNYSRFYLVSTSLSPTENDKGGWCELYRGGDTCLPHRANELVFVRGNTSQRVASKLSDEVDGINNIDPRCIEALCYVLFPACITSDDATESVPTISVASCQRMQDRCDDLSFHEAVVKKFLYSTSSILPRRRYEVPVSCCLPSTCRSATRFRDRSSRSADTCEGSESTGTPCAFPFTYFGVEYNECTDIALQYRGNRLWCVAKSASFDTHQQWVQCHCSDGYPVLRSTKELRYNQTVISEVMRDVEKLLAFLPNFGNSSVCYDDIMRFLCFTFFPSPVQHEPNGSIFPAPICRHSCNYFLTPSRSPCFEDLFYVAPRIKDYFEVKKLNPIQVYFQLSAETCKTLTDDSGSCTDFSRVLPTALPTALPTALPTAPSSKSLLPAIIVGLLVPASVVLIVTILCVVRYRRVKAQVHSTLQRLSGKEPQLLSLKLSTGTETQLSLKDMLEQLKSISLLEPDIPNCSLDNIKYIKDLGEGTFGQVFLGAVVQSDSETEEDETLVAVKVLKNSSDDHVKKDFDAEMQIMKLLNHPNIVALLAKSESELAMGLVFEYMLYGDLNCFLRSSEPGEETLIRSEDKAEGTKHVLTLDNLTYMIMQICCALSYLAEYRFVHRDIATRNCLVGKCLTTKLADFGLAKEINSDYYRISKNRALLPIRWLSPESILYGKSSLKSDIWAFGILVWEVLTFGRRPYFGLSNAEVVDFIIGGGRPELPDTESCPSFLKDVMKRCWLSDPAMRPTAAEILTMH, from the exons ATGCCGTATTCTCATCTCAACTTCTCAAACTATAGCCGTTTTTATTTAGTGTCGACGAGTTTGTCGCCAACGGAAAACGACAAAGGAGGCTGGTGCGAACTGTACCGAGGTGGCGACACTTGTCTTCCACACAGGGCTAACGAGCTTGTATTCGTACGCGGGAACACCTCTCAGAGAGTCGCGTCCAAATTGAGCGATGAAGTTGACGGCATTAACAACATCGATCCACGATGCATCGAAGCTCTTTGCTACGTCCTTTTCCCCGCTTGCATTACTAGTGACGATGCCACGGAATCGGTTCCCACTATCTCTGTGGCCAGTTGCCAGAGAATGCAGGACCGGTGCGACGATCTTTCTTTCCACGAAGCCGTTGTTAAGAAATTCCTTTACTCTACGTCTTCGATCCTTCCCCGGCGGCGGTATGAAGTTCCAGTTTCCTGTTGTCTCCCAAGCACCTGTCGTTCGGCGACTCGGTTTCGAGACCGCAGTTCTCGTAGTGCCGATACCTGTGAGGGAAGTGAATCGACAGGAACGCCTTGTGCCTTTCCGTTCACTTACTTTGGTGTGGAATACAATGAATGTACTGACATCGCCTTGCAATATAGGGGTAATCGACTCTGGTGTGTCGCGAAAAGCGCCTCGTTCGACACACACCAACAGTGGGTTCAATGTCATTGTTCAG ATGGGTACCCTGTACTGAGAAGCACGAAAGAACT TCGCTACAATCAAACAGTCATTTCCGAGGTGATGAGAGACGTTGAAAAGCTTCTGGCGTTTCTGCCAAACTTTGGTAACAGTAGCGTCTGCTATGATGATATTATGCGATTCCTCTGTTTTACCTTTTTTCCTTCCCCTGTCCAACACGAACCGAATGGATCGATTTTTCCTGCACCTATATGTAGGCATAGCTGCAACTACTTTTTGACACCATCACGGAGTCCATGTTTTGAAGACCTTTTCTATGTCGCACCTCGTATTAAAGACTACTTTGAAGTAAAGAAACTGAATCCAATCCAGGTATATTTTCAACTGTCCGCCGAAACTTGCAAAACTTTGACAGATGACTCGGGAAGTTGCACGGACTTCTCACGGGTACTTCCAACTGCTCTTCCAACTGCTCTTCCAACTGCTCTTCCAACTGCGCCTTCAAGTAAATCCCTTCTTCCTGCCATTATTGTTGGTTTACTCGTTCCTGCGAGCGTTGTGCTAATTGTAACCATCTTATGCGTTGTGCGTTATCGGAGAGTAAAGGCTCAAGTTCACAGCACTTTGCAACGGTTGTCTGGAAAAGAACCGCAACTGCTGTCGTTGAAATTGTCAACGGGGACCGAAACGCAACTTTCTTTAAAAGATATGTTAGAACAGCTGAAATCAATCTCTCTATTGGAACCTGATATACCAAATTGCTCTCTGGACAATATCAAATACATCAAGGATCTAGGAGAAGGAACTTTTGGCCAG GTCTTTCTTGGAGCCGTAGTACAAAGTGACTCAGAAACTGAAGAAGATGAGACACTGGTTGCGGTAAAAGTACTCAAGAACTCTTCTGATGATCACGTAAAGAAAGATTTCGATGCAGAGATGCAGATAATGAAGTTGCTCAATCACCCCAACATTGTCGCCCTATTGGCAAAGAGCGAATCAGAATTGGCAATGGGCTTGGTCTTTGAATACATGCTTTATGGAGatttgaattgttttttgCGTTCTTCAGAGCCCGGTGAAGAGACTTTGATTCGTTCAGAGGATAAGGCCGAAGGAACGAAGCACGTCTTGACATTGGACAATTTAACGTATATGATTATGCAGATCTGTTGCGCTCTCTCGTATCTGGCTGAATACCGGTTCGTTCATCGCGACATTGCGACGAGGAACTGTTTAGTTGGAAAATGTCTCACGACAAAGCTGGCCGATTTCGGCTTagcaaaagaaatcaacTCAGATTATTACAg GATAAGCAAAAATCGTGCATTACTTCCGATTCGATGGCTTTCGCCGGAAAGTATCTTGTACGGAAAGTCAAGCCTCAAATCCGATATATGGGCCTTCGGTATTTTGGTGTGGGAAGTTCTTACGTTTGGTCGTCGGCCTTATTTCGGACTGAGCAATGCAGAAGTCGTTGATTTTATCATCGGAGGCGGTCGACCCGAACTTCCAGACACAGAGAGTTGTCCATCTTTTCTCAAGGATGTAATGAAGAGATGCTGGCTCAGCGATCCGGCTATGCGACCCACTGCTGCAGAAATTTTAACCATGCACTAA
- the LOC136190400 gene encoding uncharacterized protein isoform X1: MPYSHLNFSNYSRFYLVSTSLSPTENDKGGWCELYRGGDTCLPHRANELVFVRGNTSQRVASKLSDEVDGINNIDPRCIEALCYVLFPACITSDDATESVPTISVASCQRMQDRCDDLSFHEAVVKKFLYSTSSILPRRRYEVPVSCCLPSTCRSATRFRDRSSRSADTCEGSESTGTPCAFPFTYFGVEYNECTDIALQYRGNRLWCVAKSASFDTHQQWVQCHCSDGYPVLRSTKELYDGGDMCKRFRENASVFVDSRYNQTVISEVMRDVEKLLAFLPNFGNSSVCYDDIMRFLCFTFFPSPVQHEPNGSIFPAPICRHSCNYFLTPSRSPCFEDLFYVAPRIKDYFEVKKLNPIQVYFQLSAETCKTLTDDSGSCTDFSRVLPTALPTALPTALPTAPSSKSLLPAIIVGLLVPASVVLIVTILCVVRYRRVKAQVHSTLQRLSGKEPQLLSLKLSTGTETQLSLKDMLEQLKSISLLEPDIPNCSLDNIKYIKDLGEGTFGQVFLGAVVQSDSETEEDETLVAVKVLKNSSDDHVKKDFDAEMQIMKLLNHPNIVALLAKSESELAMGLVFEYMLYGDLNCFLRSSEPGEETLIRSEDKAEGTKHVLTLDNLTYMIMQICCALSYLAEYRFVHRDIATRNCLVGKCLTTKLADFGLAKEINSDYYRISKNRALLPIRWLSPESILYGKSSLKSDIWAFGILVWEVLTFGRRPYFGLSNAEVVDFIIGGGRPELPDTESCPSFLKDVMKRCWLSDPAMRPTAAEILTMH, encoded by the exons ATGCCGTATTCTCATCTCAACTTCTCAAACTATAGCCGTTTTTATTTAGTGTCGACGAGTTTGTCGCCAACGGAAAACGACAAAGGAGGCTGGTGCGAACTGTACCGAGGTGGCGACACTTGTCTTCCACACAGGGCTAACGAGCTTGTATTCGTACGCGGGAACACCTCTCAGAGAGTCGCGTCCAAATTGAGCGATGAAGTTGACGGCATTAACAACATCGATCCACGATGCATCGAAGCTCTTTGCTACGTCCTTTTCCCCGCTTGCATTACTAGTGACGATGCCACGGAATCGGTTCCCACTATCTCTGTGGCCAGTTGCCAGAGAATGCAGGACCGGTGCGACGATCTTTCTTTCCACGAAGCCGTTGTTAAGAAATTCCTTTACTCTACGTCTTCGATCCTTCCCCGGCGGCGGTATGAAGTTCCAGTTTCCTGTTGTCTCCCAAGCACCTGTCGTTCGGCGACTCGGTTTCGAGACCGCAGTTCTCGTAGTGCCGATACCTGTGAGGGAAGTGAATCGACAGGAACGCCTTGTGCCTTTCCGTTCACTTACTTTGGTGTGGAATACAATGAATGTACTGACATCGCCTTGCAATATAGGGGTAATCGACTCTGGTGTGTCGCGAAAAGCGCCTCGTTCGACACACACCAACAGTGGGTTCAATGTCATTGTTCAG ATGGGTACCCTGTACTGAGAAGCACGAAAGAACTGTATGATGGCGGCGATATGTGCAAACGGTTTAGGGAGAATGCATCGGTGTTTGTTGACAGTCGCTACAATCAAACAGTCATTTCCGAGGTGATGAGAGACGTTGAAAAGCTTCTGGCGTTTCTGCCAAACTTTGGTAACAGTAGCGTCTGCTATGATGATATTATGCGATTCCTCTGTTTTACCTTTTTTCCTTCCCCTGTCCAACACGAACCGAATGGATCGATTTTTCCTGCACCTATATGTAGGCATAGCTGCAACTACTTTTTGACACCATCACGGAGTCCATGTTTTGAAGACCTTTTCTATGTCGCACCTCGTATTAAAGACTACTTTGAAGTAAAGAAACTGAATCCAATCCAGGTATATTTTCAACTGTCCGCCGAAACTTGCAAAACTTTGACAGATGACTCGGGAAGTTGCACGGACTTCTCACGGGTACTTCCAACTGCTCTTCCAACTGCTCTTCCAACTGCTCTTCCAACTGCGCCTTCAAGTAAATCCCTTCTTCCTGCCATTATTGTTGGTTTACTCGTTCCTGCGAGCGTTGTGCTAATTGTAACCATCTTATGCGTTGTGCGTTATCGGAGAGTAAAGGCTCAAGTTCACAGCACTTTGCAACGGTTGTCTGGAAAAGAACCGCAACTGCTGTCGTTGAAATTGTCAACGGGGACCGAAACGCAACTTTCTTTAAAAGATATGTTAGAACAGCTGAAATCAATCTCTCTATTGGAACCTGATATACCAAATTGCTCTCTGGACAATATCAAATACATCAAGGATCTAGGAGAAGGAACTTTTGGCCAG GTCTTTCTTGGAGCCGTAGTACAAAGTGACTCAGAAACTGAAGAAGATGAGACACTGGTTGCGGTAAAAGTACTCAAGAACTCTTCTGATGATCACGTAAAGAAAGATTTCGATGCAGAGATGCAGATAATGAAGTTGCTCAATCACCCCAACATTGTCGCCCTATTGGCAAAGAGCGAATCAGAATTGGCAATGGGCTTGGTCTTTGAATACATGCTTTATGGAGatttgaattgttttttgCGTTCTTCAGAGCCCGGTGAAGAGACTTTGATTCGTTCAGAGGATAAGGCCGAAGGAACGAAGCACGTCTTGACATTGGACAATTTAACGTATATGATTATGCAGATCTGTTGCGCTCTCTCGTATCTGGCTGAATACCGGTTCGTTCATCGCGACATTGCGACGAGGAACTGTTTAGTTGGAAAATGTCTCACGACAAAGCTGGCCGATTTCGGCTTagcaaaagaaatcaacTCAGATTATTACAg GATAAGCAAAAATCGTGCATTACTTCCGATTCGATGGCTTTCGCCGGAAAGTATCTTGTACGGAAAGTCAAGCCTCAAATCCGATATATGGGCCTTCGGTATTTTGGTGTGGGAAGTTCTTACGTTTGGTCGTCGGCCTTATTTCGGACTGAGCAATGCAGAAGTCGTTGATTTTATCATCGGAGGCGGTCGACCCGAACTTCCAGACACAGAGAGTTGTCCATCTTTTCTCAAGGATGTAATGAAGAGATGCTGGCTCAGCGATCCGGCTATGCGACCCACTGCTGCAGAAATTTTAACCATGCACTAA